AGAGAATCTCTTTTTAGAAACTTACCTCTTCTGTACAACAAGCAGTCCGTAAAGCATTGTCTTAGGTACAGGCGGATTTTCAGGCGTGCCTCTTGCAATCCTTTCTTCAGGATAGCCCAGGTTTTCGCAAGTATAGAGTTCGGCTTCAATGCCCAGCTCTCTCAGGACTTCTGCGACCTCAAGCGAGCCGAAATTCTCATCCGGCAGAAGAAATATATTTCTTCCATTCTTCAATTCCCGGATTAGTTCGGCTTTTGCAGGCTCGGGGTCTCTGCCATGAGCTGTAATTGCACAGAGATTTGTCAGGTTCACCCTGGTACGCGCACAGGCTACCTGCATTGAAGAAATCCCCGGAATCACCTTATCCTTCTCCCCTGCAAATTTTCCGAGCCCTGAAAACATTGGATCACCTGTGGACAACACAACTGCATCGGCTGGCAGGAGATGAAGCGATTTATAGTCCTTAATCGGTTTTGCTTCACAGTTAATGTATTTCTCAGCAATTTCAAGGGCTCTTTTTGCGCCATAAACCACAGAGGCTTTCCTTATGGCTTCTATTCCTTCTTCCGTGAGCATTCCCGGCCCAACTCCGACTCCTACCACAATCATTATTTTTCCCCTTTATCTGTCTATTTTTAGCCTTTCCATTCTTTCGTTTTAATTTTTCAGTAATTCCTGCTTAACTTTCTCTTTTGCTGTCCATGAGGACCGAGCCATCCCTGTCAATTACCACGATTCTTGCACCCTTCCCTTTCTCTATAGCCATCTCGAAGGCTTCTTTCAGGCGTGGGTGTTCAGGCTTTTTCTCAAGCATCTCGACAACAGTTGCATATCCGCTGCCTTCAAGCATATCAGGGTTTCCCCATTTAAGGACAAGACCGGGGAGCCCACAAATAATTACATCGCCAGAGGCATACTCAAGCCCTTCTGAAATCCTGCTTCCGACCATAACAACGGTGTAATCAGGGAAAAGCATATGGGAGTAGCGCATTCCTATCCTGCCTGTGGTCAGGACAACTTTATCTGTGCAGCGGATAAGGTCTCCTTTCATCTCTCCAAGATGGTCATTCCAGGGCTCAACAAAACCCGTGCTCCCAAGTATGGAAATTCCGCCTTCCACACCTATCTTGCTGTTCAGGGTTTCCTTTCCGATCTTTTCCCCATCCGGAATTGAGATTATAACCTCGGCTCCTTTCAAACCCAGTTCATCTACGGCTTCCTTCACTGCTGCCTTTATCTGTTCCATTGGCTTCGGGTTAATAGCTGGCTGGCCTCTTGGAACCTGGAGCCCGTCCCTTCTAACAATTCCTATGCCTTTTCCTCCGAGAATGCGGATTCCTTCGGATTCCCTGGCTTCGCCCACAAATTCAAGCCCCCGGGTAATGTCGGATTCGTGATCGTTCTGAATCTTTTTTACAACTGCACGCCCCTTTGAGGCTTCGCTGACCTCAAGCTGAGCTCTCAGTCCAACAGGAGTGGGGACGGACACGCTGTCAACTGTTTTCCTGAGAGAGAGAACAGCGGCTTTTGCAGCAGCACTTGCTGTGGTTCCTGTAGTGTATCCTCTTTTGAGAACAGATCCATCACTTAGAACCACAACCATCCCGGATGCTACTTTTTTTTCAAGTTCTTCCCTCGGAATGCCAGTGCGGAGAATCCATTCTTCAGGGATCTTGAAATTGTTAACAGGATCTATCATGGAAGAATACTCGTAGGTTTTTTATTATAAATGTATTGACGTGAAAATCAGAAAATATCTCAACTAATTTCCGGGGGAAGTCTTGCCGGACTTCATGAGGAAGATCACTGAGTTTCGTCAGAAGCTAAGCCTGAACCAATTAAAAACTAAAGAATTATAGAAAAAAAATGTATAGAAAAGAGGTGGCATCATTCCAGGATCGGGGGATTTGTTTTTCGGAAATGGGGTTTTATCCTGGATTCTGGAAC
This region of Methanosarcina flavescens genomic DNA includes:
- a CDS encoding cobalt-precorrin-5B (C(1))-methyltransferase, yielding MIDPVNNFKIPEEWILRTGIPREELEKKVASGMVVVLSDGSVLKRGYTTGTTASAAAKAAVLSLRKTVDSVSVPTPVGLRAQLEVSEASKGRAVVKKIQNDHESDITRGLEFVGEARESEGIRILGGKGIGIVRRDGLQVPRGQPAINPKPMEQIKAAVKEAVDELGLKGAEVIISIPDGEKIGKETLNSKIGVEGGISILGSTGFVEPWNDHLGEMKGDLIRCTDKVVLTTGRIGMRYSHMLFPDYTVVMVGSRISEGLEYASGDVIICGLPGLVLKWGNPDMLEGSGYATVVEMLEKKPEHPRLKEAFEMAIEKGKGARIVVIDRDGSVLMDSKRES
- a CDS encoding cobalt-precorrin-7 (C(5))-methyltransferase — protein: MIVVGVGVGPGMLTEEGIEAIRKASVVYGAKRALEIAEKYINCEAKPIKDYKSLHLLPADAVVLSTGDPMFSGLGKFAGEKDKVIPGISSMQVACARTRVNLTNLCAITAHGRDPEPAKAELIRELKNGRNIFLLPDENFGSLEVAEVLRELGIEAELYTCENLGYPEERIARGTPENPPVPKTMLYGLLVVQKR